Proteins encoded within one genomic window of Prauserella marina:
- a CDS encoding sensor histidine kinase: MTAQAPITRRMLGYWELFYALVYIGAAVAALLDPGYPTASRIGSVLLLAAQAAWYWLAGHRPLSASDHDQSVPLRAGLRWFCGALVLFCCAILLVGASAWVTPALLCQTFWLLPFRIAAPSVVLVSFAPTVRDIVAGDSAADVIPRFAPAAAIFAVLSLLLGYVLTRIGRDNEKQAELIASLEASRAEVARLSHEAGTSAERERLAREIHDTLAQGFTSIVALTQAAESELDNEREAARRHLALATRTARENLAEARAMVGALTPTALGSSSLAEAVRRQAKLFTDVSGTAASCTIGDPLPTLETAKEVVLLRAVQEALANVRRHAAASTVEVRLLASEHGVMLSVHDDGKGFAADAAATGFGLAGMRSRAEQVGGTLTIHSGIDEGTKLVVEVPS, encoded by the coding sequence GTGACCGCGCAAGCGCCGATCACCCGGCGGATGCTGGGTTACTGGGAACTGTTCTACGCGCTCGTCTACATCGGGGCGGCGGTCGCCGCATTGCTCGACCCCGGCTATCCCACAGCCAGCCGCATCGGCAGTGTGCTGCTGCTCGCCGCGCAGGCCGCCTGGTACTGGCTGGCGGGGCACCGGCCGCTCAGCGCGAGCGACCACGACCAATCCGTGCCGCTACGCGCGGGCCTTCGCTGGTTCTGCGGGGCACTGGTCCTGTTCTGCTGCGCGATCCTGCTCGTCGGCGCATCGGCGTGGGTCACGCCCGCGCTGCTGTGCCAGACATTCTGGTTGCTTCCGTTTCGCATCGCCGCGCCTTCCGTCGTATTGGTCAGTTTCGCGCCGACGGTCAGGGACATCGTGGCCGGCGACAGCGCGGCGGACGTGATCCCGCGATTCGCACCGGCCGCGGCGATCTTCGCGGTGCTCAGCCTCCTGCTCGGCTACGTGCTGACCAGAATCGGAAGGGACAACGAAAAACAGGCCGAACTGATCGCGTCGCTCGAAGCGAGCAGGGCCGAGGTCGCCAGACTTTCACACGAGGCGGGCACCTCCGCGGAACGCGAACGCCTCGCGAGGGAAATCCACGACACCCTCGCGCAGGGCTTCACCAGCATCGTTGCACTCACCCAAGCAGCCGAGTCCGAATTGGACAACGAAAGGGAGGCGGCGAGGAGGCACCTCGCGCTCGCGACGAGAACCGCGAGGGAAAACCTCGCCGAGGCGAGGGCCATGGTCGGCGCGCTCACCCCGACCGCGCTCGGCTCGTCCTCGCTCGCCGAAGCCGTGCGCAGACAGGCGAAACTCTTCACCGACGTGAGCGGAACAGCGGCCTCCTGCACGATCGGCGACCCGCTGCCCACTCTCGAAACGGCCAAGGAGGTCGTGTTGCTCAGGGCGGTACAGGAAGCTCTCGCGAACGTGCGAAGGCACGCGGCGGCGAGCACGGTGGAGGTCCGGCTGCTCGCGAGTGAACACGGCGTGATGCTGAGCGTGCACGACGACGGCAAGGGGTTCGCCGCCGACGCGGCGGCGACCGGTTTCGGGCTCGCGGGGATGCGCTCGCGAGCCGAACAGGTCGGCGGAACCCTCACCATCCACAGTGGAATCGACGAGGGAACGAAGCTCGTCGTGGAGGTACCCTCATGA
- a CDS encoding response regulator, protein MIRIMLVDDHPVVREGLRGMLDAEADLSVVGEAGSGEEAVALERVKEPDVILMDLRMPGLDGVGAIQRILATVPSRRIVVLTTYETDADILRAVEAGAAGYLLKDASRTELAGAVRAAARGETVLAPSVAGRLVNTVRAPAQPGLSAREIEVLRLVATGNTNADIGRALHISEATVKTHLLRVFAKLDVSDRTAAVTTAMDRGLLR, encoded by the coding sequence ATGATCCGGATCATGCTCGTCGACGATCATCCCGTCGTCAGAGAGGGCCTTCGCGGGATGCTCGACGCCGAAGCCGATCTCTCCGTCGTGGGCGAGGCGGGCTCCGGCGAGGAGGCGGTGGCGCTGGAGCGGGTCAAGGAACCCGACGTGATCCTGATGGATCTGCGGATGCCCGGCCTCGATGGCGTCGGTGCCATCCAGCGCATCCTCGCGACGGTGCCTTCACGCAGGATCGTGGTGCTGACCACGTACGAGACCGACGCGGACATCCTGCGCGCCGTCGAGGCGGGCGCGGCGGGCTATCTGCTCAAGGACGCGTCGAGAACCGAACTCGCGGGCGCGGTACGCGCGGCGGCACGAGGTGAGACCGTGCTCGCGCCCTCGGTGGCAGGCAGGCTCGTGAACACGGTGCGGGCGCCCGCGCAACCCGGGCTCTCCGCGAGGGAGATCGAGGTACTGCGCCTCGTCGCGACCGGAAACACCAACGCCGACATCGGCAGGGCGCTACACATCAGCGAGGCCACGGTCAAAACGCACCTGCTGCGCGTGTTCGCCAAGCTCGACGTCTCCGACCGGACCGCGGCGGTGACGACGGCCATGGACCGAGGTCTGCTGCGCTGA
- the serC gene encoding phosphoserine transaminase translates to MTEAAELIIPAELKPSDGRFGCGPSKVRQEQVANLAREGANLLGTSHRQKPVKSLVGRVRSGLTELFGLPEGYEVVLGNGGTTAFWDAAAFGLVRERAQHFTYGEFSSKFATVTDKAPFLGDSVIVKAEPGSAPEFAYQQGTDLVAWAHNETSTGVAVPVARPEGSEGALVAVDATSGAGGLPVKAEDFDVYYFAPQKCFASDGGLWISLMSPSAVARVEEIGGSGRWVPEFLSLPTALDNSRKDQTYNTPSVATLFLLADQIEWMLGNGGLDWTVSRTRDSSTRLYEWAEKTSYTTPFVTDPALRSQVVGTVDFTDDIDAAAVAKTLRANGIVDVEPYRKLGRNQLRVGMFPAIEPDDVTALTQCVEWVVERLGK, encoded by the coding sequence ATGACCGAAGCCGCTGAGTTGATCATTCCCGCAGAGCTCAAGCCCTCCGACGGCCGGTTCGGGTGCGGACCGTCCAAGGTCCGCCAGGAACAGGTCGCGAACCTCGCGCGCGAGGGCGCGAACCTGCTGGGTACCTCCCATCGGCAGAAGCCGGTGAAGTCTCTCGTCGGCAGGGTCAGGTCCGGCCTGACCGAGTTGTTCGGTCTGCCCGAAGGCTACGAGGTCGTTCTCGGCAACGGAGGGACAACCGCGTTCTGGGACGCGGCGGCCTTCGGGCTCGTACGCGAGCGCGCCCAGCACTTCACCTACGGCGAGTTCTCTTCGAAGTTCGCGACGGTCACCGACAAAGCGCCCTTCCTCGGCGATTCGGTCATCGTCAAGGCAGAACCGGGCAGCGCGCCGGAGTTCGCCTACCAGCAGGGCACCGACCTGGTCGCGTGGGCACACAACGAGACCTCGACCGGCGTCGCGGTGCCGGTCGCGAGGCCGGAAGGCAGCGAGGGCGCGCTGGTGGCCGTAGACGCGACCTCCGGCGCCGGCGGACTTCCCGTCAAGGCCGAGGACTTCGACGTCTACTACTTCGCCCCGCAGAAGTGCTTCGCTTCCGACGGCGGATTGTGGATCTCGCTGATGTCGCCCTCCGCCGTGGCGAGGGTCGAGGAAATCGGCGGCTCCGGCCGCTGGGTTCCCGAGTTCCTTTCGCTCCCGACCGCGCTCGACAACTCCCGCAAGGACCAGACCTACAACACTCCGTCGGTCGCCACGCTCTTCCTTCTCGCCGACCAGATCGAGTGGATGCTGGGCAACGGCGGGCTCGACTGGACCGTTTCGCGCACGCGTGATTCCTCGACCCGGCTGTACGAGTGGGCGGAGAAGACCAGCTACACCACGCCCTTCGTCACCGACCCCGCGCTGCGTTCGCAGGTCGTGGGAACCGTCGACTTCACGGACGACATCGACGCGGCGGCCGTGGCGAAAACACTGCGCGCCAACGGAATCGTCGACGTCGAGCCGTACCGCAAACTCGGCCGCAACCAGCTCAGGGTCGGCATGTTCCCGGCGATCGAGCCCGACGACGTGACCGCGCTGACGCAGTGCGTCGAATGGGTTGTCGAGCGGCTCGGCAAGTAA
- a CDS encoding serine hydrolase domain-containing protein has protein sequence MLPTTEFALLRRLATEQVTGRAPSLVAAVVRDGEIVWSGARGEVDGGIPDNATQYRIGSITKSLVAAVVLRLRDEGALDLADPLGKHLPGTSFGDVTIAQLLSHSSGLTAESPGSWWERTPGGEWSDLNASLTAREAKHRPGRRFHYSNVGYGVLGELVATLRGTSWLDALRDEVLTPLGMTGTTERPAEGHARGFAVHPFADVILPEPEHDAGAMAPAGQLWSCITDLASWTALVGGDTRGVLDQETVAEMREVAVVEDGDNWTMGYGLGLQLVRTGGKRLAGHTGSMPGFLACTLIDPATRTGALAFANTTSGIGILSLTVDLIGIADDYEPALPSAWRPADIDPALLELTGLWHWGPTPFHLKVLANGWLELAPANGGGRSSRFRPLGEGNWLGLDGYYAGETLTVERDTEGTPTHLDLATFIFSRTPYDPGTPIPGGVDERGWRS, from the coding sequence ATGCTGCCTACCACCGAATTCGCCCTGCTGCGCAGGCTCGCCACCGAGCAGGTCACCGGTCGCGCCCCCTCACTCGTCGCCGCTGTCGTCAGAGACGGCGAGATCGTGTGGTCCGGCGCACGAGGCGAGGTCGACGGCGGCATTCCGGACAACGCGACCCAGTACCGCATCGGCTCCATCACCAAGTCACTCGTCGCGGCCGTCGTGCTCCGGCTTCGCGACGAGGGTGCGCTGGATCTCGCTGACCCGCTCGGCAAGCACTTGCCCGGCACGAGCTTCGGCGACGTCACCATCGCCCAGTTGCTCTCGCACAGCTCGGGACTCACCGCGGAATCGCCGGGATCCTGGTGGGAACGCACACCAGGCGGTGAATGGAGCGACCTCAACGCCTCGCTCACCGCACGCGAGGCCAAGCACCGGCCCGGACGCCGGTTCCATTACTCCAACGTCGGCTACGGCGTGCTCGGCGAACTCGTCGCGACGCTGCGGGGCACGAGCTGGCTCGACGCGCTCCGCGATGAGGTGCTGACCCCGCTCGGCATGACCGGCACCACCGAGCGGCCGGCCGAGGGACACGCACGCGGTTTCGCCGTGCATCCGTTCGCCGACGTCATCCTTCCCGAACCCGAGCACGACGCGGGCGCGATGGCTCCGGCAGGACAGCTCTGGTCCTGTATCACCGACCTCGCGAGCTGGACGGCGCTCGTCGGCGGGGACACCCGGGGAGTGCTCGACCAGGAAACCGTCGCGGAAATGCGGGAGGTCGCGGTCGTCGAGGACGGCGACAACTGGACCATGGGCTACGGCCTCGGCCTTCAACTCGTGCGCACGGGCGGCAAGCGGCTCGCCGGGCACACCGGCTCGATGCCCGGTTTCCTCGCCTGCACGCTCATCGACCCGGCCACCCGTACCGGCGCGCTCGCGTTCGCCAACACCACCTCCGGCATCGGCATACTGTCGCTGACGGTCGATCTGATCGGCATCGCCGACGACTACGAACCGGCGCTTCCCTCCGCATGGCGGCCTGCCGACATCGACCCGGCCCTGCTCGAACTCACCGGACTGTGGCATTGGGGCCCCACGCCGTTCCACCTCAAGGTGCTCGCGAACGGCTGGCTCGAACTCGCCCCTGCCAACGGAGGGGGAAGGTCCTCGCGGTTCCGGCCGCTCGGCGAGGGCAACTGGCTCGGCCTCGACGGGTACTACGCGGGCGAGACCCTCACCGTCGAACGCGATACCGAAGGCACCCCGACGCATCTCGACCTCGCCACGTTCATCTTCAGCCGCACGCCCTACGACCCTGGAACGCCCATTCCGGGCGGGGTCGACGAAAGAGGCTGGCGGTCGTGA
- a CDS encoding GtrA family protein — protein MGRVSTGTEQTGMTDPGQEEIQAPAGQPRRLRGRLARAGASSALATALSQATLIGLLWWGASAPLASGIAFIAGAIPNYFLARRWAWGRRGKPQVKGELLPYLAVIAIGWFASVGLTTAAAMLTDPLALSGFWRIVVLDAAYLGGYAVVFALKFAALDRLVYARLQDVKDAAVEPPVPAVLSQSHKVV, from the coding sequence ATGGGAAGAGTGAGCACCGGAACCGAGCAGACCGGTATGACCGACCCGGGGCAGGAGGAAATCCAAGCCCCAGCCGGTCAGCCACGGCGCCTTCGGGGCAGGCTGGCCAGGGCAGGAGCCAGTTCGGCGCTGGCGACCGCCCTTAGCCAAGCGACCCTGATCGGCCTGCTCTGGTGGGGCGCGAGCGCACCGCTCGCCAGCGGGATCGCCTTCATCGCCGGTGCCATTCCCAACTACTTCCTGGCCCGCCGCTGGGCCTGGGGACGCCGAGGAAAACCCCAGGTCAAGGGCGAGTTGCTGCCTTACCTCGCGGTGATCGCCATCGGCTGGTTCGCCTCGGTGGGGCTCACCACGGCGGCCGCGATGCTCACCGATCCGCTCGCCCTTTCCGGTTTCTGGCGCATCGTCGTGCTCGACGCCGCGTACCTCGGCGGCTACGCGGTGGTCTTCGCGCTCAAGTTCGCCGCGCTCGACCGGCTGGTCTACGCCAGGCTGCAAGACGTCAAGGACGCCGCCGTGGAACCGCCGGTTCCCGCCGTCCTCTCCCAGTCCCACAAGGTGGTCTGA
- the sepH gene encoding septation protein SepH gives MRTLRVVGLHEDGKSIVCEDPARRERFLLPADERLRAAARGDITRLGQIEIELESQMRPREIQARIRAGESVEQVAAAAGASEQRVERFAYPVLLERSRTAELAQQAHPVREDGPDVQTLGEVVAYSFGARGHDYSQATWDSWRGDDGKWIVGLHWQAGRSENRAHWQFSPGAHGGTVTAIDELAETLLDPNTHRMPRAVEHRETTEEIEQPMLVGYDGRDNGSNVIEAPIPEPNEDDTTEMPRIPADDPPPPGQQATLPGTQGDGAPAKPKPKRKNHPAVPAWEDVLLGVRSQRG, from the coding sequence ATGCGAACGCTACGGGTGGTCGGGCTACACGAGGACGGTAAGTCCATCGTGTGCGAAGACCCGGCGCGCCGCGAACGATTCCTCCTGCCCGCTGACGAACGCCTACGTGCGGCCGCCCGCGGTGACATCACCCGTCTCGGCCAGATCGAAATCGAGCTGGAGAGCCAGATGCGTCCACGAGAGATCCAGGCCCGAATCAGAGCCGGAGAGTCCGTCGAGCAGGTCGCCGCCGCGGCGGGGGCATCGGAACAGCGCGTCGAACGATTCGCCTACCCCGTCCTGCTTGAGCGATCGCGAACGGCGGAGCTTGCCCAGCAGGCACACCCGGTGCGAGAAGACGGCCCCGACGTGCAGACGCTCGGCGAGGTCGTCGCCTATTCGTTCGGAGCAAGGGGCCACGACTACTCACAGGCGACGTGGGACTCGTGGCGGGGCGACGACGGCAAGTGGATCGTCGGACTGCACTGGCAGGCAGGCAGGTCGGAGAACAGGGCGCACTGGCAGTTCTCCCCCGGAGCACACGGCGGCACCGTGACCGCCATCGACGAATTGGCCGAAACGCTGCTCGATCCCAACACGCACCGCATGCCGAGGGCGGTCGAGCACAGGGAAACGACAGAGGAAATCGAACAACCGATGCTGGTTGGCTACGACGGCAGGGACAACGGGAGCAACGTCATCGAGGCCCCCATTCCCGAGCCCAACGAGGACGACACCACCGAGATGCCGAGGATCCCGGCCGACGACCCGCCGCCGCCTGGCCAGCAGGCCACGCTACCTGGCACGCAGGGCGATGGCGCACCCGCGAAGCCGAAACCGAAGCGGAAGAACCACCCCGCGGTACCGGCGTGGGAGGACGTACTGCTCGGCGTCCGGAGTCAGCGAGGCTGA
- a CDS encoding TetR/AcrR family transcriptional regulator, translated as MSPEARSDELISAALELFATRSPGDVTVDDVTARAGVSRPLFYRYFRGVGELRLTALRRVVDGLLTRLAEVGGDSPRQRLCAAVTVFADVAEEHRAGYVALLRHGSAVATSDTGAIIDEVRRRAVDLILTETEVADPSPMLLTTLRCWTAVVEEAMLNRLREGDVPKAVLGEWLVDQLVAMAEATARHDPGRATTSGFRRLERKD; from the coding sequence ATGTCGCCTGAGGCACGCAGCGACGAGCTGATCTCGGCGGCGCTCGAACTGTTCGCGACGCGCTCGCCCGGCGACGTCACCGTCGACGACGTGACCGCGAGGGCCGGAGTGTCCCGCCCGCTCTTCTACCGGTACTTCCGTGGCGTCGGGGAGCTGAGGCTCACCGCGTTGCGCAGGGTGGTCGACGGCCTGCTCACGAGGCTCGCCGAGGTCGGGGGCGATTCGCCGAGGCAGCGGCTGTGCGCGGCGGTGACGGTGTTCGCCGACGTCGCGGAGGAGCACAGGGCGGGTTACGTCGCACTGCTCAGGCACGGTTCCGCCGTCGCGACCTCGGACACCGGCGCGATCATCGACGAGGTCCGCCGCCGCGCCGTCGACCTCATCCTCACCGAAACCGAGGTCGCCGATCCCTCACCGATGCTGCTCACGACGTTGCGTTGCTGGACTGCCGTCGTCGAGGAGGCGATGCTGAACCGGCTGAGGGAAGGTGACGTGCCGAAGGCCGTTCTCGGCGAATGGCTCGTCGATCAGCTCGTCGCCATGGCGGAGGCGACGGCGCGACACGATCCGGGCCGCGCTACTACATCGGGCTTTCGTCGACTCGAACGGAAAGACTGA
- a CDS encoding NAD-dependent epimerase/dehydratase family protein: MRVLVLGGDGYLGWPTALHLSDRGHEVAVVDNFARRKYDEELGSQSLVAIEDLSVRVAAWKEVSGKEIPMYVGDLVEADFVYQTVREFQPDTIVHFGEQRAAPYSMIDREHAVYTQYNNVVGNLNVMYAIAELNPEIHLVKLGTMGEYGTPNIDIEEGWLEVEHNGRKDRMLFPKKPGSFYHLSKVHDSHNIEFGCRIWGMRATDLNQGVVYGQQTEQTIRDPRLATRFDYDAIFGTVLNRFVIQAVLGQPLTVYGKGGQTRGMLDIRDTVECLRLAVENPADRGEFRVFNQMTESYSVKHIAELVAERFAGPVQIDYLENPRVEQAEHYYNVKHTGLVELGLKPHFLSDTLIESLFPIVEENKHRVNMENMLPKVKWASAKN; the protein is encoded by the coding sequence GTGCGAGTCCTCGTTCTCGGTGGTGATGGATATCTGGGGTGGCCGACCGCGCTCCACCTCTCGGACCGCGGCCATGAGGTCGCCGTCGTCGACAACTTTGCTCGCAGAAAGTACGACGAGGAACTCGGCTCGCAGAGCCTTGTTGCCATTGAGGACCTGAGTGTCAGGGTCGCAGCCTGGAAAGAGGTCTCCGGCAAGGAGATCCCGATGTACGTCGGGGACCTCGTCGAGGCCGACTTCGTGTACCAGACGGTGCGCGAGTTCCAGCCCGACACGATCGTCCACTTCGGCGAGCAGCGCGCTGCGCCGTATTCGATGATCGACCGCGAGCATGCTGTATACACGCAGTACAACAACGTTGTCGGCAACCTCAACGTCATGTACGCGATCGCCGAGCTCAACCCGGAGATTCACCTGGTGAAGCTCGGCACGATGGGTGAGTACGGGACACCCAACATCGATATCGAGGAAGGCTGGCTTGAGGTAGAGCACAACGGCCGCAAGGACCGGATGCTCTTCCCGAAGAAGCCGGGCTCCTTCTACCACCTCAGCAAGGTGCACGACTCGCACAACATCGAGTTCGGCTGCCGGATCTGGGGAATGCGGGCAACGGATCTCAACCAGGGCGTCGTCTACGGCCAGCAGACGGAGCAGACGATCCGCGACCCGAGGCTGGCGACGAGGTTCGACTACGATGCCATCTTCGGCACCGTGCTCAACCGGTTCGTCATCCAGGCCGTGCTCGGCCAGCCGCTCACCGTGTACGGCAAGGGGGGCCAGACCAGGGGCATGCTCGACATCAGGGACACCGTCGAGTGCCTGCGACTTGCCGTCGAGAACCCGGCCGATCGCGGCGAGTTCAGGGTGTTCAACCAGATGACGGAAAGCTACTCCGTCAAGCACATCGCCGAACTGGTCGCGGAGCGGTTCGCCGGTCCCGTGCAGATCGACTACCTGGAGAACCCGAGGGTCGAGCAGGCTGAGCACTACTACAACGTCAAGCACACCGGGCTTGTCGAGCTGGGGCTCAAGCCGCACTTCCTCTCCGACACCCTCATCGAGTCGCTGTTCCCCATCGTCGAGGAGAACAAGCACAGGGTGAACATGGAGAACATGCTGCCCAAGGTGAAGTGGGCAAGCGCGAAGAACTGA
- a CDS encoding SDR family oxidoreductase translates to MTASDGVRLSVNVTGEKTAPTVVLVHGYPDNSAMWSGVADRLTGYRVVRYDVRGAGASEAPPSRSGYRLDQLADDLAAVADAVSPHRPFHVLAHDWGSIQAWHAVTGDRLRGRISSFTSISGPDLDHVGHWFRQQLRRPTPRRLRNAFAQLAHSAYIAFFQLPVIPESSWRLGVMPLLIRRLDPSAGKQDKRDGINGLELYRANMFTRIGKPAERGTDVPVQVLVPKGDRFVTGPLQAEVARWATNLRVRRISGTHWVPRSDPGLIASATAEFVDHVEGGAETRALRRARVNPAPGGRFPGNLVVVTGAGSGIGRATALAFAEQGADLVLADVDSGGNAETARLVRATGRSAAEYTVDVGKGEQVSGFADTVRAEHGVPDIVVNNAGIGMAGPFLETGAGDWERVIDVNLWGVINGCRAFAPLLAERGEGGHIVNIASIAAYLPNKVLPAYSTTKAAVLALSACLRAELAGKDIGVSAICPGIVRTSITETTTFVGTAPDEQRRRRKQGTRMYAMRGFGPERVAEDILRAVERNTALAPSTPEAKTALVLSRLTPGLLRAAAAR, encoded by the coding sequence GTGACCGCGAGCGATGGTGTCAGGCTCTCGGTGAACGTGACCGGCGAGAAAACGGCGCCGACCGTGGTGCTGGTGCACGGATATCCGGACAACTCGGCGATGTGGTCTGGGGTCGCCGACCGCCTCACCGGGTACCGCGTGGTCCGATACGACGTCAGAGGGGCGGGCGCGTCGGAGGCGCCGCCCTCGCGTTCCGGCTACCGGCTCGACCAGCTCGCCGACGACCTCGCCGCCGTGGCCGACGCGGTCAGCCCGCACCGGCCCTTCCACGTGCTCGCGCACGACTGGGGTTCCATCCAGGCGTGGCACGCGGTGACCGGTGACCGGCTTCGCGGAAGGATTTCCTCCTTCACCTCGATATCCGGACCGGACCTCGACCACGTCGGTCACTGGTTCCGGCAGCAGTTGCGCAGGCCGACCCCGCGACGACTGCGCAACGCGTTCGCCCAGCTCGCGCATTCGGCCTACATCGCCTTCTTCCAGTTGCCGGTGATCCCCGAGTCGAGCTGGCGACTCGGCGTCATGCCCCTGCTCATCAGGCGGCTCGACCCTTCGGCTGGCAAGCAGGACAAGCGCGACGGGATCAACGGTCTTGAGCTGTACCGGGCCAACATGTTCACCAGAATCGGCAAGCCCGCCGAACGCGGCACCGACGTTCCCGTGCAGGTACTCGTGCCGAAGGGCGACCGGTTCGTCACCGGCCCGCTACAGGCCGAGGTGGCGCGGTGGGCGACGAACCTGAGGGTCAGGAGGATCAGCGGAACCCATTGGGTGCCGAGGAGCGACCCCGGACTGATCGCCTCCGCGACCGCCGAATTCGTCGACCACGTCGAAGGAGGCGCCGAAACGAGGGCGCTGCGCAGGGCGAGGGTCAACCCCGCGCCGGGCGGCCGGTTTCCGGGAAACCTCGTCGTCGTGACGGGCGCGGGCAGCGGGATCGGAAGGGCGACCGCGCTCGCGTTCGCCGAGCAGGGAGCCGACCTCGTGCTCGCCGACGTCGATTCTGGCGGAAACGCGGAAACCGCGCGGCTGGTACGCGCGACCGGCAGGTCCGCCGCCGAGTACACAGTGGACGTCGGCAAGGGCGAACAGGTCTCCGGTTTCGCCGACACCGTTCGCGCCGAACACGGTGTCCCGGACATCGTCGTCAACAACGCGGGCATCGGCATGGCCGGACCGTTTCTCGAAACCGGGGCCGGTGATTGGGAACGCGTCATCGACGTGAACCTGTGGGGCGTCATCAACGGCTGCCGCGCTTTCGCGCCGCTGCTGGCCGAACGCGGCGAGGGCGGGCACATCGTCAACATCGCCTCGATCGCCGCCTACCTGCCGAACAAGGTCCTTCCCGCGTATTCGACGACGAAGGCAGCCGTGCTCGCGCTCAGCGCGTGCCTTCGCGCGGAGCTGGCAGGAAAGGACATCGGCGTCAGTGCGATCTGCCCTGGAATCGTGCGCACCTCGATCACCGAGACGACCACGTTCGTCGGGACAGCGCCCGACGAACAGCGGAGGAGGCGCAAGCAGGGCACCCGCATGTACGCGATGCGCGGCTTCGGCCCGGAACGCGTCGCGGAGGACATACTTCGCGCCGTCGAGCGCAACACGGCGCTCGCGCCTTCCACGCCGGAAGCGAAGACGGCGCTCGTGCTTTCGCGGCTGACCCCTGGCCTGTTGAGGGCGGCCGCGGCCAGGTGA